Proteins encoded by one window of Rhodamnia argentea isolate NSW1041297 chromosome 6, ASM2092103v1, whole genome shotgun sequence:
- the LOC115746012 gene encoding uncharacterized protein LOC115746012 — MGNSLRCCLACVLPCGALDLIRIVHLNGYVDEITRPVTAGEVLKAHPNHVLSKPCAQGVVRRILILSPDSELKRGSIYFLIPASSLPQEKKRVSSKTKAHRKKSHPPGEDVSVCDRRLAFSKKKSSSSSRRDRRHSRTDSAWTPHLESIHED, encoded by the coding sequence ATGGGGAACAGCCTGAGGTGTTGTTTGGCGTGCGTTCTTCCTTGTGGCGCTCTCGACTTGATTCGGATCGTCCACTTGAACGGCTACGTCGATGAAATAACGCGTCCCGTCACCGCCGGGGAAGTCCTCAAGGCCCACCCCAACCACGTCCTCAGCAAGCCGTGCGCCCAAGGGGTGGTTCGCCGCATCCTCATACTCTCCCCCGACTCCGAGCTCAAGCGGGGCTCCATCTACTTCCTCATCCCCGCTTCTTCTCTTCCCCAAGAAAAAAAGCGGGTGTCCTCCAAGACCAAAGCTCACCGCAAGAAGTCGCACCCTCCTGGTGAAGACGTCTCCGTCTGCGATCGCCGCCTTGCCTTCTCTAAGAAgaaatcctcctcctcctcccgtaGAGATCGCCGGCACAGCCGCACCGACAGTGCTTGGACGCCCCACCTCGAGAGCATCCACGAGGACTGA